Proteins encoded together in one Gemmatimonadota bacterium DH-78 window:
- a CDS encoding FAD-dependent oxidoreductase, producing the protein MKFLSGHLGYALGDDQLRRNVAGLARFLLFLTAVIVVYSVIFHIIMWRVEGEEHSWITGFYWTLTVMSTLGFGDITFQSDLGRLFSVLVLMSGIVLLMIVLPFAFIRYFYAPWLEARLRVRAPHAVSPDTSGHVVLAQWDDVARALAPRLGEAGVEFVVLEEDGPRATELVLDGVPAVRGKVDDVDTWTGLGVDRARLVVLNRDDLSSTNAALTIREVAPDVKIVALAEREHSVDILELGGCDRVLHLKAQLGEQLANRVNAGQNQAHRLGTYRDLHVAEFSTHGTPFMGRTLAESQLRAVAGVSVVGVWERGVLHPPRPDLPLGRKSLVVVVGSEMALQRLDEFLAIYDMNWNPVVVIGGGIVGRAAARALAARSIQVHMVEQDETVAGRAGELPARLVVGDAADRSVMDAVGIEEAPSIVLSTNHDATNIFLASYSRRLSPETHIVSRITHDRNMVAMHRAGADQIISYTSLAVESIMAVLHERPPVFLGLGARFHELACPDAIAGRTLSEAQVGARTGLTVIGVESPDGALEADPGADTVLPKGGRLLVIASDEQLARFAELES; encoded by the coding sequence ATGAAGTTTCTGAGCGGGCACCTGGGCTACGCGCTGGGCGACGACCAGCTCCGTCGCAACGTGGCGGGACTCGCCCGTTTCCTGCTCTTCCTCACGGCGGTGATCGTCGTCTACTCGGTGATCTTCCACATCATCATGTGGCGGGTGGAGGGCGAGGAGCACTCCTGGATCACCGGCTTCTACTGGACCCTCACGGTGATGAGCACCCTGGGGTTCGGCGACATCACCTTCCAGAGCGACCTCGGGCGCCTGTTCAGCGTGCTGGTGCTGATGTCGGGCATCGTGCTGCTGATGATCGTGCTGCCCTTCGCCTTCATCCGCTACTTCTACGCGCCCTGGCTGGAGGCGCGACTGCGTGTGCGCGCGCCGCACGCCGTCAGCCCCGACACGTCGGGGCACGTGGTGCTCGCCCAGTGGGACGACGTGGCCCGGGCCCTCGCCCCCCGACTCGGGGAGGCGGGGGTGGAGTTCGTGGTGCTCGAAGAGGACGGCCCCCGGGCCACCGAGCTGGTGCTCGACGGGGTGCCGGCGGTGCGGGGAAAGGTGGACGACGTCGACACCTGGACCGGGCTCGGCGTGGACCGCGCCCGGCTCGTGGTGCTCAATCGCGACGACCTCTCGAGCACCAACGCCGCCCTCACGATCCGCGAGGTGGCCCCCGATGTGAAGATCGTGGCCCTCGCCGAGCGCGAGCACTCGGTGGACATCCTCGAGCTGGGGGGATGCGACCGGGTGCTGCATCTCAAGGCGCAGCTCGGCGAGCAGTTGGCCAACCGGGTGAACGCCGGGCAGAACCAGGCCCACCGCCTGGGCACCTACCGCGACCTTCACGTGGCCGAGTTCTCCACGCACGGCACCCCCTTCATGGGGCGCACCCTCGCCGAGAGCCAGCTGCGGGCGGTGGCGGGGGTGAGCGTGGTGGGGGTGTGGGAGCGCGGGGTGCTCCACCCCCCCCGGCCCGACCTTCCGCTGGGCCGGAAGAGCCTGGTGGTGGTGGTCGGGTCGGAGATGGCGCTGCAGCGGCTGGACGAGTTCCTGGCCATCTACGACATGAACTGGAACCCGGTGGTGGTGATCGGGGGCGGAATCGTGGGGCGGGCGGCCGCGCGAGCCCTCGCCGCACGATCCATTCAGGTACACATGGTCGAGCAGGACGAAACCGTGGCGGGACGGGCCGGAGAGCTGCCCGCGCGACTGGTGGTGGGCGACGCCGCAGACCGCTCCGTGATGGACGCGGTCGGGATCGAGGAGGCGCCCTCGATCGTGCTGTCCACCAACCACGACGCCACCAACATCTTCCTCGCATCCTACAGCCGGCGGCTGAGTCCGGAGACCCACATCGTCAGCCGGATCACCCACGACCGGAACATGGTGGCGATGCACCGAGCGGGCGCCGACCAGATCATCAGCTACACGAGTCTGGCGGTGGAGTCGATCATGGCCGTGCTGCACGAGCGCCCGCCCGTATTTCTCGGGCTCGGCGCCCGCTTCCACGAGTTGGCCTGCCCGGATGCCATCGCCGGCAGGACACTGTCGGAGGCCCAGGTGGGAGCGCGCACCGGTCTGACGGTGATCGGGGTGGAGTCGCCCGACGGCGCGCTCGAGGCCGACCCCGGCGCCGACACCGTCCTGCCGAAGGGGGGGCGCCTGCTGGTGATCGCCTCCGACGAGCAGCTGGCCCGCTTTGCCGAACTCGAGAGCTGA
- the truA gene encoding tRNA pseudouridine(38-40) synthase TruA — MHAGTEDRSPSDGSDDGQIRILLVLHYDGSGFHGWQVQPRLRTVQGEIEAIVERITGARRPVLGSGRTDAGVHATGQVATVSLPERWTPARARKALNALLPRDIWVESARQVPMSFHPRYDAVERSYRYRVGTAPDCGSPFHRPFCWALGEELDPAVLDRAAALLPGTRSFRSFAKAGQPQRGEICTVQMAQWDRWGDLGYAFTVRANRYLHHMVRYLVGTMVAVGLGRRELDEFQALLEDPECGAVTSPPAPPEGLYLERVRYPHFDDVPPRSGHPT; from the coding sequence GTGCATGCCGGTACGGAGGACCGAAGCCCCTCGGATGGTTCCGACGACGGACAGATCCGCATCCTGCTCGTTCTGCACTACGACGGGAGCGGCTTCCACGGCTGGCAGGTGCAGCCCCGCCTCCGGACCGTTCAGGGCGAGATCGAGGCGATCGTCGAACGCATCACGGGCGCGCGCCGGCCGGTGCTCGGCTCGGGGCGCACCGATGCGGGAGTGCACGCCACCGGGCAGGTGGCCACCGTGAGCCTTCCGGAACGCTGGACGCCCGCCCGCGCGCGGAAGGCGCTGAATGCGCTGCTTCCCCGCGACATCTGGGTGGAGTCGGCACGGCAGGTGCCGATGAGCTTCCACCCGCGCTACGACGCGGTGGAGCGGAGCTACCGGTACCGGGTCGGCACGGCGCCCGACTGCGGGTCGCCCTTTCACCGGCCCTTCTGCTGGGCGCTGGGCGAGGAGCTCGACCCCGCGGTGCTCGACCGCGCGGCCGCGCTGCTGCCCGGCACGCGGTCGTTCCGGAGCTTCGCGAAGGCGGGACAGCCGCAGCGGGGCGAGATCTGCACCGTGCAGATGGCGCAATGGGATCGCTGGGGCGATCTGGGGTACGCCTTCACCGTGCGGGCGAACCGCTATCTTCACCACATGGTGCGGTACCTGGTGGGCACGATGGTCGCCGTCGGCCTCGGCCGGCGGGAACTGGACGAGTTCCAGGCCCTCCTCGAGGACCCGGAGTGCGGGGCAGTCACCTCGCCTCCGGCCCCTCCCGAGGGCCTCTACCTCGAGCGGGTTCGATACCCGCATTTCGACGACGTCCCCCCACGATCGGGCCACCCCACATGA
- a CDS encoding cation:proton antiporter yields the protein MIGIALLLLAASIGHALARGLRVPPIPLLMAVGFGLGLTGTLESGFLEESLVLGITFLVFAAGVELDPTRVRQQKKAAFAVGLLQFAILGALGLGASLALGYDLQTGAYLALALTASSTLVAMRVLQRRRQLFEPFGRLVIGVLLLQDLFVILLIPVLTGLPDGTSAVVRGLGATLLLAGLVGPLLRALMPRVLEHLSLDEELLLLVVLAHLFGFLGLAGLLGVPMVAAAFVAGVVLSAFPVNGVVRGQLTSIGDFFTAIFFTALGASIGLPTATELVHAAIFAAVVVLVTPLVVAVVAEATGLSARPAIVSGLLLAQTSEFSLVVGLQGVAVGHLDAGVFRIVVLVTLATMMLTPLIVSSDRVALALLRLHPARRRRETADPPDDHVLLLGAGWSGMQLLETLVISPHPVVVIDDDPQVVERIRTAGVEAFRGDAADPALLSRCGLARARVVVSTVRRPQDNESLLSRAGEVPVLVRAFEDSDAAWLAERGATAVTFGDAAAATFLEWYDRRGWEAADDLADEELEDVL from the coding sequence ATGATCGGCATCGCGCTGCTTCTGCTCGCCGCCTCGATCGGGCACGCGCTGGCGCGGGGCCTCCGCGTTCCGCCCATTCCGCTCCTGATGGCGGTGGGCTTCGGACTGGGACTCACGGGCACCCTCGAGTCGGGCTTCCTCGAGGAGTCGCTGGTACTCGGCATCACCTTCCTGGTGTTCGCGGCCGGCGTGGAGCTCGACCCCACCCGAGTGCGACAGCAGAAGAAGGCCGCCTTCGCGGTGGGCCTGCTCCAGTTCGCGATCCTCGGGGCGCTGGGGCTCGGCGCCTCGCTCGCCCTCGGCTACGACCTGCAGACCGGCGCCTATCTCGCCCTCGCCCTCACGGCCAGCTCCACCCTGGTCGCCATGCGGGTGCTGCAGCGCCGCCGCCAGCTCTTCGAGCCCTTCGGGCGCCTGGTGATCGGCGTGCTCCTGCTCCAGGACCTGTTCGTGATCCTGCTGATCCCGGTGCTCACCGGCCTGCCCGACGGAACCTCGGCCGTGGTGCGCGGCCTGGGCGCGACCCTCCTGTTGGCCGGCCTCGTGGGGCCGCTGCTGCGCGCCCTGATGCCCCGGGTGCTCGAGCACCTGTCGCTCGACGAGGAGCTGCTGCTGCTCGTGGTGCTGGCCCACCTCTTCGGCTTCCTCGGGCTGGCCGGTCTGCTCGGGGTGCCGATGGTGGCGGCCGCCTTCGTGGCCGGGGTGGTGCTGTCCGCCTTTCCGGTCAACGGCGTGGTGCGGGGCCAGCTCACCTCGATCGGCGACTTCTTCACGGCCATCTTCTTCACCGCGCTGGGCGCGTCGATCGGCCTTCCCACCGCCACCGAACTCGTGCATGCCGCGATCTTCGCGGCGGTGGTCGTGCTCGTCACGCCCCTCGTGGTGGCCGTCGTCGCGGAGGCCACCGGCCTCTCGGCCCGGCCCGCGATCGTCTCGGGGTTGCTGCTGGCGCAGACGAGCGAGTTCTCGCTGGTGGTCGGGCTTCAGGGCGTGGCCGTGGGCCACCTGGACGCCGGCGTCTTTCGCATCGTGGTGCTCGTCACCCTGGCCACCATGATGCTCACGCCACTGATCGTGTCGTCGGACCGAGTGGCGCTCGCCCTGCTGCGGCTGCACCCCGCCCGCCGCCGGCGCGAGACGGCTGATCCGCCCGACGACCACGTGCTGCTGCTCGGGGCCGGGTGGAGCGGCATGCAACTGCTGGAGACCCTCGTGATCTCGCCGCATCCGGTTGTGGTGATCGACGACGACCCCCAGGTGGTCGAACGCATCCGCACCGCGGGGGTCGAGGCCTTCCGGGGCGACGCCGCCGACCCCGCCCTGCTCTCCCGTTGCGGGCTCGCGCGGGCCCGCGTGGTGGTCTCCACCGTGCGGCGCCCTCAGGACAACGAGTCGCTGCTCTCCCGGGCCGGCGAGGTGCCGGTGCTGGTGCGGGCCTTCGAGGACTCCGATGCGGCGTGGCTCGCCGAGCGGGGTGCGACGGCCGTCACTTTCGGAGACGCGGCCGCCGCCACCTTTCTCGAGTGGTACGATCGCCGCGGATGGGAAGCCGCCGACGACCTCGCCGACGAAGAGCTCGAAGACGTGCTCTGA
- the trpC gene encoding indole-3-glycerol phosphate synthase TrpC: MQAPSKRSDILARIVATKRDEIALLEGRALELRARAADAPPARDFHGALAAHPTVRVIAEVKRRSPGAGEIRPGLDPARLASTYERSGAAALSVLTDRDYFGGSLDDLRAARSAVSLPALRKDFTLDRLQIDEARAAGADAVLLIVRILDDARLADLHGHAVERGLAVLVEVHDAAELERAVDCGARIVGINNRDLSTFRTDLAVTEGLLDRLPAGTVVVSESGIRGGDDMERLGRAGVDAVLVGESILRAPDPGAMVAELAAPPRRNRA; this comes from the coding sequence ATGCAAGCGCCGTCGAAGCGATCCGACATTCTCGCGCGGATCGTCGCCACGAAGAGGGACGAGATCGCACTCCTGGAGGGGCGCGCCCTCGAATTGCGCGCCCGTGCGGCCGACGCCCCTCCGGCCCGCGATTTCCACGGGGCGCTCGCGGCGCACCCCACGGTGCGCGTGATCGCCGAGGTGAAGCGGCGCTCGCCCGGGGCCGGCGAGATTCGGCCGGGCCTCGATCCGGCGCGGCTCGCCTCCACCTACGAGCGCTCGGGCGCGGCGGCCCTCTCGGTGCTCACCGATCGCGACTACTTCGGGGGATCGCTCGACGACCTGCGCGCGGCGCGCTCCGCCGTCTCGCTCCCCGCGCTGCGGAAGGACTTCACCCTCGACCGCCTGCAGATCGACGAGGCCCGCGCGGCCGGCGCCGACGCGGTGCTGCTGATCGTGCGGATCCTCGACGACGCCCGCCTCGCCGATCTTCACGGGCACGCCGTCGAGCGGGGACTCGCGGTGCTCGTGGAGGTGCACGACGCCGCCGAGCTCGAGCGGGCCGTGGACTGCGGGGCGCGGATCGTGGGCATCAACAACCGCGACCTCTCCACCTTCCGCACCGACCTCGCGGTGACCGAGGGACTGCTCGACCGCCTGCCGGCCGGTACCGTGGTGGTGTCGGAGAGCGGCATCCGGGGCGGCGACGACATGGAGCGGCTCGGGCGGGCGGGCGTGGACGCGGTGCTCGTGGGCGAGTCGATCCTGCGCGCGCCGGACCCGGGGGCGATGGTGGCCGAGCTGGCGGCGCCGCCCCGGCGGAATCGTGCCTGA
- the lexA gene encoding transcriptional repressor LexA produces MPLTRRQKQILDYIGDYIADRGYAPSFEEIAEHFGYSSLATVHEHLSNLERKGYIRKTYNESRSIELVERGNSTAAMVELPLLGTVAAGLPIEAVQDTETLSVPPDMVRRNRENYVLRVQGNSMIEESIRDGDYIVVSSQDTADDGQMVVALVRGDSATVKKMYRERGGRIRLQPANATMEPIIEDARDVQIQGVVVGVIRKY; encoded by the coding sequence ATGCCGCTTACCCGACGCCAGAAGCAGATCCTGGATTACATCGGCGACTACATCGCCGACCGGGGGTATGCCCCCAGTTTCGAGGAGATCGCCGAACACTTCGGGTATTCCTCGCTTGCGACGGTGCACGAGCATCTGAGCAACCTGGAACGTAAAGGATACATCCGGAAGACCTACAACGAGAGTCGCTCGATCGAACTGGTCGAGCGGGGCAACTCCACCGCCGCCATGGTCGAGCTCCCGCTGCTCGGCACGGTCGCGGCCGGTCTTCCGATCGAAGCCGTCCAGGACACCGAGACGCTCTCGGTGCCCCCGGACATGGTTCGCCGCAATCGCGAGAACTACGTGCTGCGGGTGCAGGGCAACTCGATGATCGAGGAGTCCATTCGCGACGGCGACTACATCGTGGTGAGCTCTCAGGACACCGCCGACGACGGCCAGATGGTCGTCGCGCTGGTTCGGGGGGACTCCGCGACGGTGAAGAAGATGTATCGCGAGCGGGGAGGCCGGATCCGGCTGCAGCCCGCCAACGCCACCATGGAGCCGATCATCGAGGACGCCCGGGACGTACAGATCCAGGGCGTCGTGGTCGGCGTCATCCGCAAGTACTGA
- a CDS encoding cation:proton antiporter, with protein sequence MTDDLLLRDLGLILVAAAGLALVGRRFRVPGIVAYILAGLLLGPATGLVEVHHGDHAEGIALISEVGIALLLFLVGLELSFDTVRSVGRVAVAGGVAQTVVSGTLGSGLAVLLGYPPGTALFLGVALAFSSTVIVVKLLEKRGDLQETYGQVTLGILLVQDLLVIVVLTLVAGLGGGSEGDAMAMAGNLAAAFGGMALLVAVAVVASGRVLPVPFGWIARSPEALLVWSLCLCFLMIVAAQALSLSVELGAFLAGVSLAQLPFNQELRRRVAPLVDFFLAVFFVSLGVSMDPGAAMVAWPAALALIAFVLVGKPLILLLVIPRLGFGERTAVLTGITLGQSSEFSFILAGLGVSAGLIGDDVLALIGLVGLGTMGVSSGLILNSRRIYVRLRALGILRALHTPHEGPRDRERAGGHHGPADDMRDHVVVVGMNTMGRRIVLGLRERGQPTLAVDTDPRKLEAVGEPALLGSAIDLSVLEAAGIRRARLLVSALQIEDANNLLAYRCRSFGVPCAIHAFDRSVVDDLRSIGATHLIESKTAGTRRLGEALREQGVYG encoded by the coding sequence GTGACCGACGACCTGCTTCTCAGGGACCTGGGCCTGATCCTGGTCGCCGCCGCGGGCCTCGCCCTGGTGGGGCGACGCTTTCGAGTGCCGGGGATCGTGGCCTATATCCTCGCGGGTCTTCTGCTCGGTCCGGCTACCGGCCTCGTGGAGGTCCACCACGGCGACCACGCCGAGGGCATCGCACTGATCTCGGAGGTGGGCATCGCCCTCCTCCTCTTCCTGGTCGGCCTCGAGCTCTCCTTCGATACGGTGCGCAGCGTCGGGAGGGTGGCCGTGGCCGGCGGCGTGGCCCAGACCGTCGTCTCGGGCACCCTCGGCAGCGGGCTCGCGGTCCTGCTCGGCTACCCGCCGGGCACAGCCCTCTTTCTGGGCGTGGCGCTCGCATTCAGCTCCACCGTGATCGTGGTGAAGCTGCTCGAGAAGCGGGGCGACCTGCAGGAAACCTACGGACAGGTCACTCTCGGAATCCTGCTGGTTCAGGACCTGCTCGTGATCGTGGTGCTCACCCTCGTGGCCGGGCTCGGCGGAGGCTCGGAGGGCGATGCCATGGCGATGGCGGGCAACCTCGCCGCGGCCTTCGGAGGTATGGCGCTGCTCGTTGCCGTGGCCGTCGTCGCCTCGGGCCGCGTGCTCCCGGTACCCTTCGGATGGATCGCGCGGTCGCCGGAGGCGCTGCTCGTGTGGAGCCTCTGCCTCTGCTTCCTCATGATCGTGGCGGCCCAGGCGCTCTCCCTCTCCGTGGAGCTGGGCGCCTTTCTCGCAGGCGTCAGTCTGGCGCAGCTGCCCTTCAATCAGGAGCTGCGTCGCCGGGTGGCCCCGCTCGTCGACTTCTTTCTCGCGGTCTTCTTCGTGTCGCTGGGCGTCTCCATGGACCCCGGCGCCGCCATGGTCGCCTGGCCCGCGGCGCTCGCCCTCATCGCGTTCGTGCTGGTGGGCAAGCCGCTCATTCTCCTGCTCGTGATCCCCCGGCTGGGCTTCGGCGAACGGACCGCGGTCCTCACCGGGATCACCCTCGGGCAGAGCTCGGAGTTTTCGTTCATCCTGGCCGGGCTGGGCGTGTCGGCGGGGTTGATCGGCGACGACGTGCTCGCCCTGATCGGGCTCGTGGGCCTCGGCACGATGGGAGTCTCGTCGGGGCTGATCCTCAACTCGCGGCGGATCTACGTGCGCCTGCGGGCTCTCGGCATTCTGCGGGCACTCCACACGCCGCACGAGGGTCCGCGCGACCGGGAGCGCGCCGGGGGCCACCACGGGCCGGCCGACGACATGCGCGACCATGTGGTCGTGGTGGGCATGAATACGATGGGACGGCGGATCGTGCTCGGGCTGCGAGAGCGAGGACAACCGACGCTGGCCGTCGACACCGACCCTCGGAAGCTCGAGGCGGTGGGAGAACCCGCCCTGCTCGGGAGCGCGATCGACCTGTCCGTACTCGAGGCCGCCGGCATTCGGCGTGCGCGCCTGCTGGTGTCGGCCCTCCAGATCGAAGACGCCAACAACCTGCTGGCCTATCGGTGCCGGTCGTTCGGCGTACCGTGCGCGATCCACGCCTTCGACCGCTCTGTGGTGGACGACCTGCGCTCGATCGGCGCCACGCACCTGATCGAATCGAAGACGGCCGGCACCCGTCGCCTCGGCGAGGCCCTCCGCGAGCAGGGGGTGTACGGATGA
- a CDS encoding phosphoribosylanthranilate isomerase, protein MPEAAERIRTKICGITRVEDAGLAGRAGADFVGAILTEGYRRSVAPEFAARYPEESGCRLVGVTVDEPVDRLVDLAERAGASVLQLHGDEEPGLLTTLRARGGWELWKAVRVRSAEAVLSALDRFAGVADGVLLDGWHPEHRGGSGVRFPWDLIEPVRDRFPAGVRFIAAGGLQPDNVAEAVRRLRPDVVDVSSGVEITHGIKDAARVRAFIRNARQDLEK, encoded by the coding sequence GTGCCTGAGGCGGCGGAGAGGATCCGCACCAAGATCTGCGGCATCACGCGGGTGGAGGATGCCGGGTTGGCAGGGCGCGCCGGGGCCGACTTCGTGGGGGCGATCCTCACCGAGGGCTACCGGCGCTCGGTCGCGCCGGAGTTCGCCGCCCGGTACCCCGAGGAGTCGGGGTGCCGTCTGGTGGGGGTGACCGTCGACGAGCCGGTCGACCGCCTCGTCGACCTCGCCGAACGCGCAGGGGCGTCGGTGCTCCAGCTGCACGGCGACGAGGAACCGGGGCTGCTCACCACCCTGCGGGCGCGGGGCGGTTGGGAACTCTGGAAGGCCGTGCGGGTCCGCTCCGCGGAGGCCGTGCTGTCGGCCCTCGATCGCTTCGCCGGGGTCGCGGACGGTGTGCTGCTCGACGGGTGGCACCCCGAGCACCGCGGCGGGTCCGGCGTGCGATTCCCCTGGGATCTGATCGAGCCGGTGCGCGACCGCTTCCCTGCGGGCGTGCGGTTCATCGCCGCAGGGGGACTCCAGCCCGACAACGTGGCCGAGGCGGTGCGCCGTCTCCGGCCCGACGTGGTCGACGTGAGTTCGGGGGTGGAGATCACGCACGGAATCAAGGACGCGGCCCGGGTTCGGGCCTTCATTCGAAACGCCAGGCAGGACCTCGAGAAGTGA
- the trpB gene encoding tryptophan synthase subunit beta: protein MTTATEATGRFGRFGGRYVPETLITALDELVEAWRVAGDDPAFHDELESLLRDYVGRPTPLYRARRLEAEVGAGPIYLKREDLNHTGAHKINNTMGQVLLARRMGKRRIIAETGAGQHGVATATACALFDLECVVYMGAEDVERQALNVYRMELLGAEVRPVTSGTRTLKDATNEAIRDWVTHVEHTHYIIGSVVGPDPFPRMVRDFQSVIGREAREQILAVEGRLPEVVVACVGGGSNAMGIFHPFVDDADVRLVGVEAAGEGVDSGRHSATLSVGTPGVLHGAMSYLLQDEDGQVAPAHSVSAGLDYPGVGPEHSWLKESGRASYVSVTDDQALAGFHRLSRLEGIIPALETSHAIAWLSSEGAVEKGSGPVLICLSGRGDKDVAHVARVEGRDLPKG, encoded by the coding sequence GTGACGACAGCCACGGAAGCGACGGGACGATTCGGTCGATTCGGAGGGCGCTACGTGCCCGAGACCCTCATCACCGCGCTCGACGAGCTCGTCGAGGCCTGGCGGGTGGCGGGGGACGATCCGGCCTTCCACGACGAACTGGAGTCGCTCCTCCGCGACTACGTCGGTCGCCCCACGCCGCTCTATCGGGCCCGGCGACTCGAGGCCGAGGTCGGCGCGGGACCGATCTACCTCAAGCGCGAGGATCTCAACCACACCGGTGCCCACAAGATCAACAACACGATGGGCCAGGTGCTGCTCGCGCGCCGCATGGGCAAGCGCCGCATCATCGCCGAGACGGGGGCGGGACAGCACGGTGTGGCCACGGCCACGGCCTGCGCGCTCTTCGACCTCGAGTGCGTGGTGTACATGGGGGCCGAGGATGTCGAGCGGCAGGCGTTGAACGTCTACCGCATGGAACTCCTCGGCGCCGAGGTGCGGCCGGTCACCTCGGGCACCCGCACCCTGAAGGACGCCACCAACGAGGCCATCCGCGACTGGGTCACGCATGTCGAGCACACCCACTACATCATCGGATCGGTGGTGGGTCCGGACCCGTTCCCGCGCATGGTCCGCGACTTCCAGTCGGTGATCGGGCGGGAGGCGCGCGAGCAGATTCTGGCAGTGGAGGGTCGACTGCCCGAGGTGGTGGTGGCCTGCGTGGGCGGAGGGTCGAACGCCATGGGCATCTTCCACCCCTTCGTGGACGACGCCGATGTGCGGCTGGTGGGCGTGGAGGCGGCCGGAGAGGGTGTGGACTCCGGGCGACACTCGGCCACCCTTTCGGTCGGAACTCCGGGTGTTCTGCACGGTGCCATGAGCTATCTTCTGCAGGATGAAGACGGTCAGGTCGCCCCTGCGCATTCGGTGTCCGCGGGACTCGACTACCCCGGGGTGGGTCCGGAGCACTCCTGGCTCAAGGAGAGCGGCCGGGCTTCCTACGTGTCGGTCACCGACGACCAGGCGCTGGCCGGCTTCCACCGACTCTCACGCCTGGAGGGCATCATTCCCGCACTCGAGACCTCCCACGCCATCGCCTGGCTCTCGTCGGAGGGTGCGGTCGAGAAGGGGAGCGGGCCGGTGCTGATCTGTCTCAGCGGCCGCGGCGACAAGGACGTCGCCCACGTGGCCCGCGTCGAGGGCCGCGACCTGCCCAAAGGCTGA
- the trpD gene encoding anthranilate phosphoribosyltransferase — MPQPSSSVDLRPWLRAVASGTPLDVEQAEALFGTFMAGHATEVEMAGILMGLQARGVVPAEVAGGVRALRAAMIPVVASAPDELVDTAGTGGGTVTTFNISTAAALVAAGAGVRMAKHGNRSFTSRSGSADVLEALGVTIQLTPERMGEVLDEVGIVFMFAPLLHPAMRHVGPVRRGLGVRTVMNLLGPLTNPAGARRQVVGVSDPELLPLVIGGLEALGHVHALVVHGEPGMDELSPSGVTRLYELRRGAVEEREITPETVGLPSGPLDELVGGEPDDNAAIIRGVLDGSVRTAARTAVLLNAGAAIYVSGRVDDLAEGVRRAEAAIDEGRAGAVLARLIEATGRPA, encoded by the coding sequence ATGCCCCAGCCGTCGTCCTCCGTAGATCTGCGCCCCTGGCTCCGCGCCGTGGCCTCCGGCACGCCCCTCGACGTCGAGCAGGCCGAAGCGCTCTTCGGCACCTTCATGGCGGGGCATGCGACCGAGGTGGAGATGGCCGGCATCCTCATGGGACTGCAGGCGCGCGGCGTCGTGCCCGCCGAGGTGGCGGGCGGGGTGCGCGCCCTTCGGGCCGCGATGATTCCGGTGGTGGCGTCGGCGCCCGACGAGTTGGTGGACACGGCCGGCACGGGAGGCGGTACCGTCACCACCTTCAACATCTCGACGGCGGCGGCCCTGGTCGCGGCGGGGGCCGGGGTGCGGATGGCCAAGCACGGAAACCGTTCCTTCACGAGCCGGAGCGGCAGCGCCGACGTGCTCGAGGCGCTGGGCGTGACCATTCAACTCACCCCCGAGCGCATGGGCGAGGTGCTCGACGAGGTGGGCATCGTCTTCATGTTCGCACCGCTCCTGCACCCCGCCATGCGCCACGTGGGCCCCGTGCGGCGCGGGCTGGGGGTGCGCACCGTGATGAACCTGCTGGGTCCCCTCACCAATCCCGCCGGCGCCCGTCGCCAGGTGGTGGGGGTGTCCGACCCCGAGTTGCTGCCGCTGGTGATCGGCGGCCTCGAGGCGCTCGGGCACGTGCACGCACTCGTCGTTCACGGCGAGCCGGGCATGGACGAGCTCAGCCCCTCCGGCGTGACCCGGCTCTACGAGCTGCGCAGGGGCGCGGTGGAGGAGCGCGAGATCACCCCGGAGACGGTGGGACTCCCCTCGGGTCCCCTCGACGAACTGGTCGGGGGGGAGCCCGACGACAACGCGGCGATCATCCGCGGGGTGCTCGACGGCTCGGTGCGGACCGCTGCGCGGACGGCCGTTCTGCTCAACGCCGGGGCGGCGATCTACGTGTCGGGACGGGTCGACGACCTGGCGGAGGGGGTGCGGCGGGCCGAAGCTGCCATCGACGAGGGCCGGGCCGGTGCGGTGCTGGCGCGGTTGATCGAGGCGACAGGACGCCCCGCATGA